The following proteins come from a genomic window of Dreissena polymorpha isolate Duluth1 chromosome 1, UMN_Dpol_1.0, whole genome shotgun sequence:
- the LOC127881284 gene encoding uncharacterized protein LOC127881284 — MMRTLVVLSVLVVIAAAAPGDRCCLNTTFSFVLRGTPIAGMNTSTPTIQSQTQLFDYDYDRMIQRVVVNGSSIFPPSSFGYSVVIYNDFKHSKAYNVQNGACTEEPLTASQSPHCIPDSFTKIDSYTIGQNGGLKRLSTWSGAVGGDQMIFDVDENCTPITMTTIGSGGSFVSSFLITDVKNGLLSSSDALEIPQACKHGAGAVGK; from the exons ATGATGCGTACACTGGTGGTTTTGTCGGTGTTGGTAGTTATTGCGGCGGCTGCACCAGGGGACCGCTGTTGCTTGAACACCACGTTTTCATTTGTTTTGCGGGGAACACCAATTGCTGGAATGAACACATCGACGCCGACGATTCAATCG CAAACTCAGTTGTTTGACTACGACTATGACAGAATGATTCAACGAGTCGTCGTGAACGGAAGTAGCATCTTCCCGCCATCATCATTCGGTTACTCAGTGGTGATTTACAACGACTTCAAACAC TCAAAGGCATATAATGTACAAAATGGCGCCTGCACGGAGGAGCCCTTGACTGCCTCGCAATCACCACATTGTATTCCAG ACTCATTCACGAAGATTGACTCTTACACCATTGGTCAGAACGGCGGCTTGAAGCGACTGTCAACGTGGTCCGGAGCTGTAGGCGGTGACCAAATGATCTTTGATGTAGATGAGAATTGCACACCTATCACAATGACTACCATAGGAAGTG GTGGTTCATTCGTCTCGAGCTTTCTAATCACTGACGTCAAAAATGGCCTCCTGAGCAGTTCGGACGCCTTGGAAATTCCGCAAGCATGCAAACAT GGCGCAGGCGCAGTAGGAAAATAG